From one Lycium ferocissimum isolate CSIRO_LF1 chromosome 7, AGI_CSIRO_Lferr_CH_V1, whole genome shotgun sequence genomic stretch:
- the LOC132065671 gene encoding mitogen-activated protein kinase homolog NTF6, whose translation MESENIETLVEIKGMPTRDGKYIEYNVVGNLFEVTSKYVPPIQPVGRGAYGIVCCATNSETKEEVAIKKIGNAFENRIDAKRTLREIKLLSHMDHENIIKIKDIVRPPDREEFNDVYIVYELMDTDLHQIIRSSQALTEDHCQYFLYQLLRGLKYVHSANVLHRDLKPSNLLLNANCDLKICDFGLARTTSEADFMTEYVVTRWYRAPELLLNCTEYTAAIDIWSVGCILMELIKREPLFPGRDYAQQLGLIIKLLGSPEDSDLGFLRSDNARKYVKQLPRVPKLPFSEHFPDVSPLALDLAERMLVFDPAKRITVEDALNHPFMISLHEINEEPVCASPFNFDFEQASLSEEDIKELIWNEALKFDTDTMK comes from the exons ATGGAAAGTGAAAACATTGAAACCTTGGTGGAAATAAAAGGAATGCCAACACGCGATGGGAAATACATTGAGTACAATGTAGTTGGTAACTTATTTGAAGTCACCTCAAAGTATGTCCCTCCAATTCAACCTGTTGGTCGTGGGGCTTACGGAATTGTCTG CTGTGCTACAAATTCGGAGACGAAGGAGGAGGTAGCAATCAAAAAAATTGGGAATGCATTTGAAAATAGAATTGATGCAAAAAGGACCCTTCGCGAGATCAAACTTCTTTCCCACATGGATCATGAAAAT ataatcaaaataaaagatataGTAAGACCACCAGACAGAGAGGAATTCAATGATGTGTATATTGTGTATGAACTAATGGATACTGATCTGCATCAGATTATACGCTCTTCACAGGCCCTCACAGAAGATCATTGTCAA TACTTTCTCTATCAATTATTACGTGGACTCAAGTATGTACATTCTGCTAATGTTCTACACCGGGATCTGAAACCTAGCAACTTGCTACTCAATGCCAACTGTGACCTCAAGATTTGTGATTTTGGGCTTGCTAGAACTACTTCAGAGGCAGATTTTATGACAGAGTATGTTGTTACCCGATGGTATAGGGCACCCGAGTTACTACTTAATTGTACTGAATATACTGCAGCAATTGATATATGGTCAGTTGGTTGCATTTTGATGGAACTCATTAAGAGAGAACCTCTTTTTCCCGGCAGAGACTATGCTCAACAACTGGGGCTTATCATTAAG TTATTAGGTTCACCAGAAGATTCTGATCTTGGATTCCTAAGGAGTGACAATGCTAGGAAGTACGTTAAGCAGCTCCCTCGAGTTCCAAAACTGCCCTTTTCCGAGCATTTCCCGGATGTGTCCCCTTTAGCCCTTGATCTTGCAGAAAGGATGTTGGTTTTTGATCCAGCTAAACGCATAACCG TTGAGGATGCACTGAATCATCCATTCATGATAAGTCTCCATGAGATAAACGAGGAGCCTGTTTGCGCTTCTCCTTTTAACTTTGACTTTGAACAAGCATCTCTAAGTGAGGAAGACATAAAGGAGCTCATATGGAACGAGGCTCTAAAGTTTGATACCGATACAATGAAGTAA